TCCACTAGCTGCATCGGTTCAGACCCCTTCCTGGTCGGGTTGCCCGCTAGCCGGCCTCGGCCGGCCTCGTGGCGCGGTGATCGGTGACCTTGTCCTTGTGCCGGCGGACCTGGCGATCGAGTTTGTCGATGAGGGCGTCGATGGCCGCATACATGTCTTCTGCCGCAGCGTCGGCATGGATTGGATTGGTCCGGCCACCAACGCTGATCGTGCCTTCGGCGGTATGCACGAGTTTTTCGAGGTGAAGCACGAAGTGTGCTGAAATCAGGTGGTCGAAGTGGCGTTCCAGGCGTTCGGTCTTCTCGGCCACGTAGGCCCGCAGGGCCTGGGTGATTTCAACATTCTGTCCGCTGACTTCGAGTTGCATCGACTTGCTCCTTGTTTCAAGAGTCCATGTTAATACAGTCGGCGATTGCGGTCAGCCTGCATGCAGGCGTGCCGCCCGCCGACGCTGGGCGGAGCCCGGTATCCCGAGCTGTTCGCGGTACTTGGCGACCGTTCGCCGCGCCAGCTTGATGCCGGATTCGGCGAGGTGGTCGGCCAATGCCTGGTCGGACAACGGCTGGCCGGGAAGTTCCTCACTGATCAGCTTGCGCACGCGGGCCTTGACCGCGGTGGCGGCCACCTGTTGGCCGTCGCTGGTGTCGATGCCGACCGAGAAAAAGAACTTGAGTTCGAAGGTACCGCGCGGCGTATGGGCATATTTCTGGGTCGTGGCGCGTGACACCGTCGATTCGTGGACACCGACCGCTTCAGCCACCTCCCGCTGCAGTAGCGGTTTGAGTCCGGTTTCGCCCTCGCGAAAAAACTCCTGCTGGTGTTCGACGATCGCGCGAGTCACCGCCAGCAGGGTCTGATTGCGCATCTCCAGGCCGCTGATCAGCCAGCGGGCTTCCTGCAGCCGGTCGTTGAGATACTTCTTGTCCTGGCCTTTGGCCTGGCGAGCCATGCGCACGTAGAGATCATTCAATCGCAGGCCCGGGTCATTGTCCGGATTGAGGGTCACGCGCCAGCCGTCTTCGGCCGGGTGGACGTAGACATCGGGCACCAGGTAGTTCTCGTCGTCGCTGCCGAAGCGCGAGCAAGGGTGCGGGTTGCAGCGCCGGATGACATCGAGGGCGGCGTGAATCTCGGCCTCGCCGACGCCGGTGGTTTGCACCAGGCGCTTGATGTCCTGCCGCCCCAGCGTCTCCAGGTGGTGTTCGACCAGGTGACAGGCCAGGCCCAGTGCATGCGTGTTCGAGGGCATGGCCCGCAACTGCACCAGCAGGCTTTCACCCACGCTCCGGCTGGCGACACCAATCGGTTCGAAGTGCTGGATGCGTTCCAGCACCGCGGCCACTTCCTCGATGCTGACCAGGTACTCCGGCGCCAGCGAGGCGCGCAGCGTGGCCAGGTCGTCCTGCAGGTAGCCCTCTTCGTCGAGCGCGTAGATGATGGCACGGGCTATGGCCTCGTCGGTTTCGCTGAAACCCGACAGGTTGACCTGCCAGAGCAGGTGCTGCTGCAGCGATTCGTCGGCACGGTCGCTGATGAATTCGTCGTAGTTGGGCGCCGGGCCGGAAGTGATCGAATAGCCGTCCGGCAGGTCGTCGAAGCCGTAGTCCTCTTCGTAGTCGACCTCGCTGTCGAAGTCGCTCTCGTCGCCGGTTTCGCCCGTATCCTCGCCCGTATCCTCGGTCCGTTCCAGCAGCGGGTTGGTATTGAGTGCTTCGCGAACTGTTTGCCGCAGTTCGATGCGGTTGAGTTGCAACAATGCGATGGCTTGACGCAGCTGGGGTGCCAGCTTGAGCTTCTGGCCCAGCTTGAGCTGGAGACGGGCACCCTGTTTCATGGCTTCGATTCTACTCGCACGGCAAGTATCGGGCCAGTTGCATCGCCGTATTTCCGGCCTTCATACCTGGAAACACGGCAGGCACGGAGAACACTGAAGTGCATTGCGCTCGGGTTTCGAATTGAGCTGCTTCGTGTCCGTGAATTCCGTGTCTTCCGTGGTTTCCAAACGGGTTTGAGCTACAGTCGGAATTCGCGTCCCAGGTAGACATCGCGGACGTTGTCGTCGGCCATCACCTCGGCGGGGCTGCCGTGGATGAGCAGGCGGCCCTCGCTGATGATGTAGGCGCGGTCGCAGATGCCGAGGGTCTCGCGCACGTTGTGGTCGGTGATCAGGATGCCGATATCGCGCTCGGTGAGATGGCGCACGATCTGCTGTATCTCGCCGACCGAAATCGGATCGACGCCGGCAAAGGGTTCGTCGAGCAGCATGTAGGAGGGGTTGGTCGCCAGCGCGCGGGCAATTTCGACACGGCGCCGTTCACCGCCCGACAGGCTGATCCCGGACTGGTCCGAGAGGTGGGCGATGCCGAACTCTTCCATCAGCCGTTCGAGCTCCTGCCGCCGGCCGTTGCGGTCGAGGTCCTGGCGCAATTCGAGCACGGCCATGATGTTTTCAGCCACCGAAAGCCGGCGGAAAATCGAGGCTTCCTGCGGCAGGTAGCCCAGTCCGAAGCGGGCACGCTGATTCATGCTGGTGCGGGTGATGTCGCGGTCGTCGAGAACGATGCGGCCACCGTCGGCGGCGACCAGGCCGACGACCATGTAGAAGCAGGTGGTCTTGCCGGCGCCGTTGGGCCCGAGCAGGCCGACGACCTCGCCGGTGTCGACCTGCAGGGACATGCCATGGACCACGGCGCGCCCGCGGTAGCGCTTGGCCAGTTGCTCGGCGATCAGCACGGCTCAGTCCGGCTCCGGCGGGTCTTCGTCGTCTTCCCCGATGGCTTCGGGCTCGACGGTCATCTGAATGCCGCCGCGACCCTCGGTTTTCTGGGTGTCGAGGTTGTAGACCAACTCGCTGCCGGAAAAGGTGCCGCGCGGCTCTTCGATATAGGCGTTGCCGATCAGGGTGACGGTGCGTGCGAGCAGATCGTAAACGACCTGGTCGGCATGGCCGGTGGTTTCCGTGCCGTCTTCGGTCAGGGCCTGCCAGCGGACCGGTTCGCCGAACAACTCGACGCGTTGCAGGCCGTTGTCGCCACGATAGCTGAAGCCTTCGTCGGCCGTGACTTCCAAGCTGCCGCGGGTGATGCGCACGTTGTCGCGCAGGTGAGTGGCTCCGCGCTCGTGGTCGTAGGTGGCGTCTTCCGCGTCGATGCTGATGCGACCCTCGAACTGGGCTTCAGCCGCCGTTGCCACCATCATCGCCAGCATCATCGGCAGCCATATCGTCGCTCGTATCCGGCTCAAATTCGCCTTGTACACCATCGGTCAGTTCCAGAAGATTGTTGTCCAGCTCGATCTTGAGACCGCCCGATTGCAGAATCGATCCAGCCTGCGTGATTTCAACGGGGGTATCGGCGGAAAGTATACGCGTGCGGCGATCGTAGCGCAGGCGCTCGGTGCGGACCCTGAGCTCGCCGTGCCTGGCGCGGTGGATGAGCTCGATGTCGCCTTCGAGAATCAGTACTTCCTGATCGCGCAGCACACGGGCATTGGCGGCGCTGCCGCGCCAGTCCGCGCCCTCGGGCTCGATGTGAAACTCAGGGGCTTCTACCCGCGCCACGCGTTCGGCCCAGACATGCTCCAGACGCGGTCCCGCCAGCACCAGCTCGACCCGGTTGTCGGCATCGCGAAAACGCGCCGAGAATTCGGTCAGGGTGTAGTCGAAGCGCGTGTCGGGGACGCTGGTCGGTGGGGTGGCGCTGCGGTCGGTCGGCATCAGCCAGCGAATGCCCAGTGCCAGGATCAGCGCCAGGCAGGCGGTGAGCACGATCCGCCAGGTCACACGAAGCGACCCTGCCAGGCCTCCAGCAGGCCATGCCCCTGGAGGATGAGTTCGCAGACCTCGCGCACGGCGCCGTGGCCGCCGGGCCGGGTGGTGATGAAATCCGCCCGCTGACGTAGCCACAGGCTGGCGTCGGCGGGCGCACACTTGAGGCCGCACGCGCGCATCGCCGGCCAATCGACCAGGTCATCGCCGGTGTAGGCCAGATCGCCGCCATGAAGTCCGGTGCGCTCGAGTAATTCGTCCAGTGCCCGGGCCTTGTCCTCGCGGCCCTGGATGACGTGGGTCAGGCCCAGTTCATCAGCGCGGCGGTCGACGATGGCCGACTGCCGCGCAGTGATGATGGCCACTTCGATGTCGTTGCTGATCAGGCCCTTGATGCCGAGCCCGTCGCGGGTGTGGAAGGTCTTGAACTCACGGCCGTCGTCGGTATAGCCGATGCGGCCGTCGGTCATCACCCCGTCGACGTCGAATACCGCCAGGCGGACTTTGCCGGCGCGTTCAAGCAGGTCATCGCCAATGCTCATACGACCCCCGCCTGGAGCAGATCCTGGAAGTTGAGTGCCCCGACCAGGCGCCCGCCGTTGCCGGTGACGAGCACGCCCTGAATACGATGGTTCTGCATGATCTCGACCGCGGCGGCGGCCAGCTCATCCTGCCCGATGGTGCGCGGATCGGCGGTCATGATGCGCTCGACCGGCGTGTGGCGGATATCGGCCAGCTCGTCGACGTGACGACGCAGGTCACCATCGGTGACGATGCCGACCAGCTGATCGTCCGTGTCGAGCACGGCGCACAGGCCCAGCCTGCCTCGCGTCATCTGCATG
The Wenzhouxiangella sp. XN201 genome window above contains:
- a CDS encoding phenylphosphate carboxylase subunit delta translates to MSIGDDLLERAGKVRLAVFDVDGVMTDGRIGYTDDGREFKTFHTRDGLGIKGLISNDIEVAIITARQSAIVDRRADELGLTHVIQGREDKARALDELLERTGLHGGDLAYTGDDLVDWPAMRACGLKCAPADASLWLRQRADFITTRPGGHGAVREVCELILQGHGLLEAWQGRFV
- the lptA gene encoding lipopolysaccharide transport periplasmic protein LptA, encoding MMLAMMVATAAEAQFEGRISIDAEDATYDHERGATHLRDNVRITRGSLEVTADEGFSYRGDNGLQRVELFGEPVRWQALTEDGTETTGHADQVVYDLLARTVTLIGNAYIEEPRGTFSGSELVYNLDTQKTEGRGGIQMTVEPEAIGEDDEDPPEPD
- the lptB gene encoding LPS export ABC transporter ATP-binding protein — translated: MLIAEQLAKRYRGRAVVHGMSLQVDTGEVVGLLGPNGAGKTTCFYMVVGLVAADGGRIVLDDRDITRTSMNQRARFGLGYLPQEASIFRRLSVAENIMAVLELRQDLDRNGRRQELERLMEEFGIAHLSDQSGISLSGGERRRVEIARALATNPSYMLLDEPFAGVDPISVGEIQQIVRHLTERDIGILITDHNVRETLGICDRAYIISEGRLLIHGSPAEVMADDNVRDVYLGREFRL
- a CDS encoding RNA polymerase factor sigma-54, whose amino-acid sequence is MKQGARLQLKLGQKLKLAPQLRQAIALLQLNRIELRQTVREALNTNPLLERTEDTGEDTGETGDESDFDSEVDYEEDYGFDDLPDGYSITSGPAPNYDEFISDRADESLQQHLLWQVNLSGFSETDEAIARAIIYALDEEGYLQDDLATLRASLAPEYLVSIEEVAAVLERIQHFEPIGVASRSVGESLLVQLRAMPSNTHALGLACHLVEHHLETLGRQDIKRLVQTTGVGEAEIHAALDVIRRCNPHPCSRFGSDDENYLVPDVYVHPAEDGWRVTLNPDNDPGLRLNDLYVRMARQAKGQDKKYLNDRLQEARWLISGLEMRNQTLLAVTRAIVEHQQEFFREGETGLKPLLQREVAEAVGVHESTVSRATTQKYAHTPRGTFELKFFFSVGIDTSDGQQVAATAVKARVRKLISEELPGQPLSDQALADHLAESGIKLARRTVAKYREQLGIPGSAQRRRAARLHAG
- the raiA gene encoding ribosome-associated translation inhibitor RaiA, whose translation is MQLEVSGQNVEITQALRAYVAEKTERLERHFDHLISAHFVLHLEKLVHTAEGTISVGGRTNPIHADAAAEDMYAAIDALIDKLDRQVRRHKDKVTDHRATRPAEAG
- the lptC gene encoding LPS export ABC transporter periplasmic protein LptC, with product MTWRIVLTACLALILALGIRWLMPTDRSATPPTSVPDTRFDYTLTEFSARFRDADNRVELVLAGPRLEHVWAERVARVEAPEFHIEPEGADWRGSAANARVLRDQEVLILEGDIELIHRARHGELRVRTERLRYDRRTRILSADTPVEITQAGSILQSGGLKIELDNNLLELTDGVQGEFEPDTSDDMAADDAGDDGGNGG